A genomic segment from Sulfitobacter mediterraneus encodes:
- a CDS encoding AraC family transcriptional regulator: MPSVTASFIRATARAAGLAMTEGDAILSDGAVVQRVRASDSGLAPNMEYFALIDWIRATQDDEAELVAAYAEMIEPEDLGVLGLAVKSAPTLRTSLELLARYFRLLSDGAAYGFEERGALAFLTVEEPNTPHPTQQFRNECALAAIARYIRHYISADIRFDSVSFRHSCRSTPGAYNTLFDCEVRFAADRCAISIPRTMLDAPNMSGDRAVCTFLTQHLEQELGKLRSESPLGVELLGLLAEALDNGAPQASKIAAQMGMSERTLYRRLSNEGLTYRDVLRQAQTTLAQKLLIDSDFSIAEIAFLTGFSEQSTFSRAFKRWVGQAPAQFRQQRSA; this comes from the coding sequence ATGCCAAGCGTCACTGCATCATTCATTCGCGCCACCGCACGCGCCGCCGGGCTGGCCATGACCGAGGGCGATGCAATTCTTTCCGATGGCGCGGTTGTGCAGCGGGTGAGAGCGTCAGACAGCGGGCTGGCTCCGAACATGGAATATTTTGCCCTCATCGACTGGATCCGGGCCACCCAAGACGACGAGGCAGAGCTTGTCGCCGCCTATGCCGAGATGATTGAGCCAGAAGACCTTGGCGTGCTGGGCCTTGCGGTCAAGTCAGCCCCCACCCTGCGTACTTCCCTTGAATTGCTTGCCCGGTATTTCCGGCTTTTGTCAGATGGCGCGGCTTACGGGTTTGAGGAACGCGGCGCCCTGGCATTTCTGACGGTAGAAGAGCCGAACACCCCACACCCGACCCAGCAGTTTCGCAACGAATGCGCATTGGCGGCGATTGCACGCTACATCCGGCACTATATCTCGGCGGATATCCGGTTTGACTCCGTCTCGTTTCGCCATAGCTGCCGCAGTACGCCCGGAGCATATAATACCCTCTTTGATTGCGAGGTCCGTTTTGCAGCGGATCGTTGCGCGATCTCGATCCCCCGGACAATGCTGGATGCCCCCAATATGTCCGGCGATCGGGCTGTCTGCACTTTCCTGACGCAACACCTCGAACAGGAGCTGGGCAAGTTGCGCAGCGAGTCGCCGCTGGGCGTTGAACTGCTTGGCCTGCTGGCAGAGGCGCTGGATAACGGGGCACCGCAGGCCAGCAAGATTGCCGCGCAGATGGGGATGAGCGAACGCACGCTCTATCGCCGCCTTTCCAATGAGGGGCTGACCTACCGCGATGTGTTGCGACAGGCCCAGACTACCTTGGCGCAAAAATTACTGATCGACAGTGATTTTTCCATTGCCGAGATCGCCTTTCTGACCGGGTTTTCCGAGCAAAGCACCTTTAGCCGCGCCTTTAAACGCTGGGTCGGCCAAGCGCCCGCGCAATTTCGGCAGCAAAGATCCGCGTGA
- a CDS encoding acyloxyacyl hydrolase has product MPDMKCLKTIAMAVGLTFGQAAQASELVIGSGVVEFNSNLAANDRQFTFEYRFDPYREWDKGQISWGVAVVGHASGDVWAGAGLIAQRHFGDRWFAEASLMPGLYFENGPATALGHTIEFRSVLAVGYEITKTSSISLAIDHRSNGGLSEFNPGSNGLSLRFHHKF; this is encoded by the coding sequence ATGCCTGATATGAAATGTTTGAAAACCATCGCAATGGCTGTCGGCCTCACCTTTGGGCAAGCCGCGCAAGCCTCTGAACTTGTTATTGGTTCTGGTGTGGTGGAATTCAACTCCAACCTCGCCGCCAATGACCGGCAGTTCACCTTTGAATATCGGTTCGATCCCTACCGCGAGTGGGACAAGGGCCAGATCAGCTGGGGCGTGGCGGTTGTTGGCCATGCTTCGGGTGATGTCTGGGCAGGTGCAGGGTTGATCGCGCAGCGTCATTTTGGTGATCGCTGGTTTGCCGAGGCAAGCCTGATGCCCGGTCTTTATTTTGAGAACGGGCCAGCGACGGCATTGGGCCATACCATCGAATTCCGGTCGGTGCTGGCGGTTGGCTATGAAATCACAAAAACCTCGTCGATATCTCTCGCCATTGATCACCGATCCAACGGAGGTTTGTCGGAATTCAACCCCGGCTCAAATGGTTTAAGTCTTAGATTTCACCACAAGTTCTAA
- a CDS encoding carboxymuconolactone decarboxylase family protein: MTNFVTHDLNTAPDAAKPILQRALNDYGFVPNLYGAMAEAPAILEGYTTLSAIFGKAKLSETERQIILMTNNRMNGCAYCMAAHTTLSQMGGVSEDVIDALRNNTPISDPKLEALRQFAIAINDSRGWPTQAQTQAFLEAGYTRQTMLEVILGTALKTMSNYTNHIAETELDTAFAPNVWTGLAKDAA; the protein is encoded by the coding sequence ATGACCAACTTTGTCACCCATGACCTGAACACTGCCCCTGACGCTGCCAAACCCATCCTGCAGCGCGCCCTGAATGATTATGGATTCGTGCCCAATCTTTATGGCGCAATGGCCGAAGCACCTGCCATTCTCGAAGGCTACACCACCCTTTCGGCGATCTTTGGCAAGGCCAAACTGTCGGAAACCGAACGCCAGATCATCCTCATGACCAACAACCGGATGAATGGTTGCGCCTACTGCATGGCGGCCCATACGACCCTTTCGCAGATGGGCGGTGTGTCTGAAGATGTCATCGATGCCCTGCGCAACAATACACCGATTTCCGATCCCAAGCTGGAGGCCTTGCGTCAATTTGCGATTGCTATCAACGACAGCCGGGGCTGGCCCACGCAAGCGCAAACCCAAGCGTTTCTGGAGGCCGGCTATACCCGCCAGACCATGTTGGAGGTGATCTTGGGCACGGCGCTCAAGACCATGTCCAACTACACCAATCACATCGCCGAGACCGAGTTGGACACGGCCTTTGCGCCGAATGTCTGGACCGGACTTGCGAAGGACGCGGCCTAA
- a CDS encoding YHS domain-containing (seleno)protein produces MKYSRTLTGIATAMTLALATSAFAADEYNVNNGLTLAGHPLGLHGVDPVSMFQGGKPGQGDAAFTSAYDGVDYYFSSAEAQSKFDADPAAYLPQFGGFCAFGVFVGKKLDGDVRYADIVDGKLYLFVNAAIFDKYLEDKDAVIKGAEAKWPEIVNTPISAL; encoded by the coding sequence ATGAAATACTCTCGCACTCTGACCGGCATCGCCACCGCAATGACCTTGGCCCTCGCAACATCCGCCTTTGCCGCGGACGAATACAACGTCAACAACGGTTTGACACTGGCAGGCCATCCCCTAGGCCTGCACGGCGTTGATCCTGTCTCGATGTTCCAGGGCGGCAAACCGGGGCAAGGGGACGCCGCCTTTACCTCTGCGTATGATGGTGTTGACTATTACTTTTCCTCCGCCGAGGCACAGTCAAAGTTTGACGCCGATCCCGCGGCATACCTTCCCCAGTTTGGCGGTTTTTGCGCCTTCGGTGTTTTTGTTGGCAAGAAACTTGATGGCGATGTCCGCTATGCCGATATCGTTGACGGCAAACTGTACCTCTTCGTCAACGCAGCCATCTTTGACAAATACCTCGAAGACAAGGACGCCGTGATCAAGGGCGCCGAGGCCAAATGGCCAGAGATCGTGAACACGCCCATCAGCGCGCTCTGA
- a CDS encoding TetR/AcrR family transcriptional regulator yields MANPRRDDLVETALKLFYTGGFNATGIDKILGESGVAKMTLYNHFRSKDELILAALRRRDEKFRNWLMGEMKKAGPDPRAQILAMFDALEDWFKGRAFKEFGFYGCAFINAASEFGDQKHPAHRLAAEHKQSVVDHLEQICRKAGAAAPLELAEQIALIKEGAIATAHVRGMPEAALNAKRVAAALMDAALGADGPNGYA; encoded by the coding sequence ATGGCAAACCCTCGTCGCGACGATCTCGTCGAAACAGCGTTAAAGCTCTTCTACACGGGCGGCTTTAATGCCACCGGGATCGACAAGATCCTTGGCGAGTCCGGCGTGGCCAAGATGACCCTCTACAATCACTTCCGCTCCAAGGATGAACTGATCCTTGCCGCTCTGCGCCGCCGTGATGAGAAGTTCCGCAATTGGCTCATGGGCGAGATGAAGAAAGCTGGCCCTGACCCGCGCGCCCAGATTTTGGCAATGTTTGACGCGCTTGAGGATTGGTTCAAAGGCAGAGCTTTCAAGGAGTTTGGTTTTTACGGCTGTGCGTTCATCAATGCAGCCAGCGAATTTGGCGATCAAAAGCATCCGGCCCACCGTTTGGCCGCAGAGCACAAACAGAGCGTTGTTGACCACCTTGAGCAGATTTGCCGCAAGGCGGGTGCGGCCGCGCCCCTCGAACTGGCTGAGCAGATTGCCCTGATCAAGGAGGGGGCGATTGCCACGGCCCATGTCCGCGGCATGCCTGAGGCGGCGCTAAATGCCAAACGCGTCGCAGCCGCGCTGATGGATGCGGCGCTTGGCGCGGATGGACCCAACGGTTACGCGTGA
- a CDS encoding cysteine hydrolase — protein sequence MTHKPDHGCGCGHTEETVDLARRRVLASVAAAGVAGVAGSGALAATDEAKALYADPENPGLPQIDMTIEPGRTALVVTDPQIDFLSEDGVTWGVVGESVTEQGTVDNIEELFKAAKAAGMPVFISPHYYYPHDHKWNFEGTLEATMHSIGMFDRLGPLNLDNFEGSGADWMPQYKKYIEDGETIVCSPHKVYSPAQNDLNLQLRKRGIDKVILAGMSANLCTQAHLYDLLELGYEVAVVRDATAGAKVPEGDGYLAALINFRMVANGLWWTDDAVKRIASSA from the coding sequence ATGACACATAAACCTGACCACGGTTGCGGATGCGGCCACACCGAAGAAACCGTAGATCTGGCCCGCCGCCGCGTTTTGGCCAGCGTTGCCGCTGCTGGTGTGGCCGGTGTAGCGGGCAGTGGCGCTCTGGCTGCAACAGACGAGGCCAAGGCGCTTTATGCCGATCCGGAAAATCCGGGCCTGCCGCAGATTGATATGACAATCGAACCGGGGCGCACCGCATTGGTGGTCACAGATCCTCAAATCGACTTTCTGTCCGAGGACGGCGTAACCTGGGGCGTGGTCGGCGAAAGCGTCACCGAGCAGGGCACCGTAGACAACATCGAAGAGCTGTTCAAAGCGGCGAAGGCAGCTGGCATGCCGGTTTTTATCTCGCCCCACTACTATTATCCGCATGATCACAAATGGAACTTTGAAGGCACCCTTGAGGCCACAATGCACTCCATCGGGATGTTTGACCGGCTTGGCCCGCTCAACCTCGACAATTTCGAAGGATCCGGCGCCGATTGGATGCCGCAGTACAAGAAATACATCGAAGACGGCGAGACCATCGTTTGCTCCCCCCACAAGGTTTATAGCCCAGCGCAGAACGATCTGAACCTGCAGCTGCGCAAACGCGGGATCGACAAGGTGATCCTTGCGGGCATGTCCGCGAACCTGTGCACACAGGCCCATCTCTATGACCTGCTTGAGCTGGGCTATGAGGTTGCCGTTGTGCGCGACGCAACCGCCGGCGCGAAGGTGCCAGAGGGTGACGGCTATCTCGCGGCGCTGATCAACTTCCGCATGGTGGCCAATGGTCTTTGGTGGACGGATGACGCCGTCAAACGCATCGCCAGCTCTGCCTGA
- a CDS encoding DUF1348 family protein, with protein MTRPPFPPFTLETAEQKVRMAEDGWNSKTPEKVALAYSVDSVWRNRTTFLQGRKEIVSFLTDKWAQELEYRLIKELWAFSGNRIAVRFAYEWHSAAGQWFRSYGNENWEFAPDGLMRRRIASINDLPIEEADRLFHWSEPARPMSHKGLTDLGL; from the coding sequence ATGACGCGTCCACCCTTTCCGCCGTTCACATTGGAAACCGCCGAGCAAAAGGTTCGGATGGCCGAAGACGGCTGGAACTCCAAGACCCCAGAAAAAGTCGCTCTCGCCTATTCTGTTGATAGCGTTTGGCGGAACCGCACGACCTTTTTGCAAGGGCGCAAAGAGATTGTGTCCTTTCTGACAGACAAATGGGCGCAAGAGCTGGAGTACCGCCTGATCAAAGAGCTTTGGGCGTTCTCGGGCAACCGGATCGCCGTGCGGTTCGCCTATGAATGGCACAGCGCGGCGGGGCAATGGTTCCGGTCCTACGGCAATGAGAATTGGGAATTTGCTCCCGATGGCCTGATGCGGAGGCGGATCGCGTCGATCAACGATTTGCCGATCGAAGAGGCAGACCGTCTGTTTCATTGGTCCGAGCCCGCCCGCCCGATGAGCCACAAGGGGCTGACCGATTTGGGCCTCTAG
- a CDS encoding porin — protein MQQTTDHNATAAGHQYPNKSKIRLRLSGVGAATVVAFLATAGLARADGAKQTAFKFYGQLNFGIFHVDDGQDYDTYLTDNDNSNSRIGIIHQTELANGHRLKFHFESGLGFSGSAAATLDDNDLNLKWRRTELRKLEVVYSTPAYGALSFGQGSTATDGVAETDFSGTSVVHYSSINALAGTIEFRDAGGAGSGSNINAAFRNFDGARRFRLRYDSPAVSGFALTVSAGQEVLRHGDDRDYYDLALRFDRDLDQFKVSGRIGYARAGSDRSSVASSIAFLHTSSGLNLAAATGRQQETGANYAYLKLGLKRRWNDLGETALSLDVFEGDDLAGIGSQSTSYGIGIVQKWDRYNTELYAGYRRYELKGAAVAVEDINVAVIGARWKF, from the coding sequence ATGCAGCAAACAACAGATCACAACGCAACCGCAGCGGGGCATCAGTATCCTAACAAAAGCAAAATCAGGTTGCGGTTGTCCGGCGTTGGGGCGGCAACGGTTGTCGCCTTTCTGGCCACTGCCGGTTTGGCCCGCGCAGATGGCGCCAAGCAGACAGCATTCAAATTCTACGGGCAGCTTAACTTCGGCATTTTTCATGTCGACGATGGGCAGGACTATGACACCTACCTTACCGACAATGACAATTCGAACAGCCGGATCGGCATCATCCACCAGACCGAACTGGCCAATGGCCACAGGCTGAAATTCCATTTCGAAAGCGGATTGGGATTTTCCGGATCGGCGGCGGCAACCCTTGACGACAATGACCTGAACCTGAAATGGCGGCGTACCGAGTTGCGAAAATTGGAGGTGGTGTACAGCACGCCCGCCTATGGCGCCTTGTCTTTTGGTCAGGGAAGCACCGCAACAGATGGCGTTGCAGAAACGGACTTTTCCGGCACCAGCGTTGTGCATTATTCCAGTATCAATGCACTGGCGGGCACCATTGAATTCCGGGACGCGGGCGGCGCGGGGTCCGGCAGCAACATCAACGCAGCATTCAGAAACTTCGATGGCGCGCGCCGGTTTCGCCTGCGTTATGACAGCCCCGCGGTCAGTGGTTTCGCCCTCACGGTTTCCGCCGGACAAGAAGTGCTGCGCCATGGCGATGATCGAGATTATTACGATCTGGCGCTCCGCTTTGATCGGGATCTGGACCAGTTCAAAGTCTCCGGACGCATCGGCTACGCCCGTGCGGGCTCTGACCGGTCATCGGTCGCCTCTTCCATCGCGTTCTTGCACACATCCAGCGGCCTCAACCTTGCGGCTGCCACGGGGCGGCAACAGGAAACGGGGGCCAATTACGCCTACCTCAAACTTGGTCTAAAGCGGCGTTGGAATGATCTGGGCGAAACAGCACTGTCCCTTGATGTGTTTGAGGGGGATGATCTGGCCGGAATCGGGTCACAGTCCACGTCCTATGGCATTGGGATTGTCCAGAAATGGGACCGCTACAACACTGAACTCTACGCAGGTTACCGCCGCTATGAATTGAAAGGGGCCGCCGTTGCCGTTGAGGATATCAACGTCGCCGTGATCGGTGCCCGTTGGAAGTTCTAA